From one Bacillus sp. FJAT-42376 genomic stretch:
- a CDS encoding ABC transporter ATP-binding protein, with amino-acid sequence MIAIENVTKTYGKKQPLNEVSLKISKGEVFGLLGKNGAGKSTLLSILATIAFPESGTAVINGLDTRKQKKKVRKCIGYVPQDIALWEQNTVKENMILFSKLSKTKASEESLKKLCSEVQLDDQWNEKVAKLSGGMKRKLNIAAALIHDPDILLMDEPTVGIDLQSKLEINRFVKRLADRGKTVVYTTHDLNEILTLFDRIGVLKNGSFVYTGTAGEAKERYSGGESGDRWIYTLLNG; translated from the coding sequence ATGATTGCCATTGAAAACGTTACGAAAACATACGGAAAAAAACAGCCCCTGAATGAGGTTTCCCTAAAGATATCAAAGGGTGAGGTATTCGGTTTGCTCGGGAAGAATGGTGCAGGGAAATCCACCCTGCTTTCTATTTTGGCGACTATTGCGTTCCCTGAGTCGGGGACCGCTGTCATCAATGGATTGGATACAAGGAAACAGAAAAAGAAGGTAAGGAAATGCATCGGCTATGTACCTCAGGATATTGCTCTATGGGAGCAAAATACAGTGAAAGAAAATATGATTCTTTTCAGCAAGCTCTCTAAAACAAAAGCTTCAGAAGAGAGTCTGAAAAAGCTTTGTTCGGAGGTTCAGCTTGACGACCAATGGAATGAAAAGGTAGCAAAGCTCTCAGGAGGCATGAAACGCAAACTGAACATTGCCGCAGCCCTTATTCATGATCCGGATATACTGCTCATGGATGAGCCGACTGTCGGCATTGATCTTCAGTCAAAGCTGGAAATTAACCGATTTGTGAAAAGGCTGGCTGACCGGGGCAAAACGGTCGTGTATACGACACATGATTTAAATGAGATTTTGACGCTGTTTGACCGGATCGGGGTGCTGAAAAACGGCAGCTTTGTTTATACAGGGACGGCCGGTGAGGCGAAGGAGCGGTATTCTGGCGGCGAATCGGGCGACCGCTGGATTTATACACTTTTGAACGGATAA
- a CDS encoding DinB family protein gives MSELARMADQLERAYRGSAWHGPSLLEALEDVDFKKAFQHPLHDAHSIWEIVLHVTSTNETVTMRLMGMAAMMTPEEDWPSIDTSDAGSWQAALEKLSQSHNKLIDALKTVSEDRLDDPVIKEFSTIYVTIQGNIQHMIYHAGQIMLLKKQ, from the coding sequence ATGTCAGAGCTTGCTCGTATGGCGGATCAGCTTGAGAGGGCGTACAGGGGTAGTGCCTGGCACGGACCTTCCTTATTAGAAGCACTGGAAGACGTTGATTTTAAAAAAGCTTTTCAACACCCATTGCATGATGCGCACTCAATTTGGGAAATTGTTCTTCATGTGACTTCCACAAACGAAACTGTGACAATGAGATTAATGGGTATGGCCGCCATGATGACACCTGAAGAGGATTGGCCCTCTATTGATACCTCCGATGCCGGCAGCTGGCAAGCTGCTCTTGAGAAGCTGAGCCAGTCCCATAATAAATTGATTGACGCACTCAAGACAGTAAGTGAGGATCGCTTAGATGATCCTGTTATCAAGGAATTTTCAACTATTTATGTGACGATTCAAGGCAATATCCAGCACATGATCTATCATGCAGGTCAAATCATGCTCCTGAAAAAGCAATAG
- a CDS encoding amino acid permease, whose protein sequence is MENQQNNELKRGLEQRHITLMSLGAAIGVGLFLGSAAAIELAGPGILLAYAFAGMIMFFIMRALGEMAIQKPVAGSFSRYARDYLGPLPGFLTGWNYWFLWVVTCMAEITAVAKYMTMWVPAEEVAPWIWALLALIIMTLVNFLAVKAYGELEFWFALIKIVTIIGMIIIGAGIIFFGIGNGGIATGISNLWSNGGFFPNGIQGVLLSLSMVMFAFLGIELIGVTAGEVKNPQKTLAKAIDTVFWRILIFYVGALFVIMSIYPWDQIGTQGSPFVLTFEKLGIPGAAGIINFVVLTAALSSCNSGIFSTGRMLFNLAQQDEAPKSYGKVTKNGVPGAAVLTSAAALLIGVILNYFVPEKAFVWVTSISTFGAIWTWGIILISQMRYRRSLSTEQVKNLKYKMPFFPYANYLALAFLGLVVVLMAFSADTRVALIVGPIWFAVLIAVYFAKGFHKRPHPNTNKQVS, encoded by the coding sequence GGTAGGTCTGTTTCTTGGATCCGCCGCAGCAATCGAACTGGCAGGTCCCGGAATCCTGCTTGCCTACGCATTTGCAGGCATGATTATGTTCTTTATCATGAGGGCACTTGGTGAGATGGCCATTCAAAAGCCGGTAGCCGGTTCTTTCAGCCGCTATGCAAGAGATTATTTGGGACCACTTCCCGGTTTTTTGACGGGATGGAACTACTGGTTTCTATGGGTGGTCACATGTATGGCAGAAATTACAGCCGTAGCAAAATATATGACAATGTGGGTGCCGGCTGAGGAAGTGGCGCCATGGATTTGGGCACTTCTTGCACTTATCATTATGACACTTGTTAACTTTCTTGCTGTAAAAGCATATGGTGAACTTGAATTCTGGTTCGCCTTGATCAAAATTGTCACCATCATTGGAATGATTATTATTGGAGCCGGAATTATTTTCTTTGGAATCGGCAACGGCGGCATCGCAACTGGTATTTCCAATCTGTGGAGCAATGGAGGGTTTTTCCCGAACGGAATTCAGGGAGTCCTTCTGTCTCTATCCATGGTTATGTTTGCTTTCCTTGGAATTGAACTGATCGGGGTAACAGCAGGGGAAGTAAAAAATCCTCAAAAAACGCTTGCCAAAGCCATTGATACCGTATTTTGGCGCATTTTGATTTTCTATGTAGGCGCGCTGTTTGTGATCATGTCCATCTATCCGTGGGATCAAATCGGCACGCAGGGAAGTCCTTTTGTGCTGACCTTTGAAAAGCTTGGAATTCCGGGTGCGGCTGGCATTATCAACTTTGTTGTGCTGACGGCAGCTCTTTCATCCTGCAATAGCGGAATCTTCAGTACAGGGCGGATGCTTTTCAATCTGGCTCAGCAGGATGAAGCACCAAAGTCCTATGGAAAAGTTACGAAAAACGGAGTACCGGGAGCGGCGGTTCTGACATCGGCAGCGGCTTTGCTGATCGGGGTCATCCTCAATTACTTCGTTCCCGAGAAAGCCTTTGTATGGGTTACGAGCATTTCCACGTTCGGAGCAATCTGGACATGGGGAATTATTCTGATTTCGCAAATGCGATACCGCAGAAGCTTAAGCACAGAACAGGTGAAAAACCTGAAATACAAAATGCCGTTTTTCCCTTATGCGAACTACCTGGCCCTGGCATTCCTGGGACTTGTTGTTGTTCTGATGGCGTTTAGCGCAGATACACGGGTGGCGCTGATTGTCGGACCGATATGGTTTGCAGTGCTGATAGCTGTTTATTTTGCGAAAGGCTTCCATAAGCGTCCTCATCCGAATACAAACAAACAAGTAAGCTAA
- a CDS encoding DUF2252 family protein, which translates to MNMENIADRANATRRKLRYQTIDTILNEFDQEIMGLTREMRSEKYRKMAESPFRFYRGSAYLFYFDVTKIPFSFHTPENKPIWIQGDLHIENFGAFQNEKGDFVFDVNDFDEGTMGSYLYDVLRMSVSIALFCEAEGYDEAEQEERIRTYLHSYCRQMKRFAKGKDDPVTLYFTADNTRNPIRKLLKKLKKRRMNKLLDDFTEMNAQGVRKFKWSEEIAAASEAERVMIQNVWKDYLGTLDEADQKDLAFYHIKDIARKYGSGTASIGLDRFYVLIEGDKGEQDLDDLVLEVKEVRAPIPGFFLPAGNEFWEEHFHQGKRVIATQKAMHHHEDPFLGYVTMDGRHFYIRERSPVKKKLKTKHIQGPQAMDEALVTMGRITAKIHARADADMGDSFIRHHSEIEIAKAIGPDTSRFTDQLSFAAMTYKRRVNADYALFCEWIHTF; encoded by the coding sequence ATGAACATGGAAAATATTGCGGATCGTGCAAATGCCACTAGAAGAAAGCTTCGCTATCAAACCATCGATACGATTTTAAACGAATTTGACCAAGAAATTATGGGATTGACCCGCGAGATGAGGTCCGAAAAATATCGGAAAATGGCGGAGAGTCCATTCCGTTTCTACAGAGGCAGTGCGTATCTGTTTTATTTTGATGTAACAAAGATTCCTTTTTCTTTTCACACTCCCGAAAATAAACCGATTTGGATTCAGGGCGATTTGCATATTGAAAATTTTGGAGCTTTTCAGAATGAAAAAGGTGATTTTGTTTTCGATGTAAACGATTTTGATGAAGGAACAATGGGTTCCTATCTATATGATGTACTTCGAATGTCTGTCAGCATTGCCTTGTTTTGTGAAGCGGAGGGATATGATGAGGCGGAGCAGGAGGAGAGGATCCGAACGTACTTACATTCGTATTGCCGGCAGATGAAGCGTTTTGCTAAAGGCAAAGATGATCCGGTAACGCTCTATTTTACGGCAGATAATACGAGAAATCCCATTCGGAAATTGCTGAAGAAGCTGAAGAAGAGAAGAATGAATAAATTGCTGGATGATTTTACTGAAATGAATGCCCAAGGAGTCAGAAAATTTAAGTGGTCTGAAGAAATTGCGGCAGCATCTGAAGCAGAGCGGGTAATGATTCAGAATGTGTGGAAGGATTACCTCGGAACGCTCGATGAAGCCGATCAAAAGGATTTAGCCTTTTATCACATTAAGGATATTGCAAGAAAATATGGATCAGGTACAGCTTCCATTGGTCTTGACCGCTTTTATGTTTTGATAGAAGGTGACAAGGGAGAGCAGGACCTGGATGATCTTGTGTTAGAAGTAAAAGAGGTGCGTGCTCCCATTCCGGGCTTCTTCCTGCCGGCGGGAAACGAATTTTGGGAAGAACATTTTCATCAGGGAAAAAGAGTCATTGCTACTCAAAAAGCAATGCATCACCACGAGGATCCATTTCTCGGGTATGTTACGATGGATGGCCGCCACTTTTATATCCGTGAACGGTCTCCAGTTAAAAAGAAATTAAAAACTAAGCACATCCAAGGCCCTCAGGCAATGGATGAAGCACTTGTTACCATGGGAAGAATTACAGCGAAAATCCATGCAAGAGCGGATGCAGATATGGGAGATTCGTTTATCCGGCATCATAGCGAAATTGAAATTGCTAAAGCGATTGGCCCGGATACCAGCCGGTTTACGGATCAGCTTTCATTTGCAGCGATGACATATAAGCGGCGGGTAAATGCAGACTATGCCTTATTTTGTGAGTGGATTCATACATTTTAA
- a CDS encoding ABC transporter permease, producing the protein MRIVFFTVKQMLKKPFLFLSLLVLPAAVIYGVSNFSGKVEEDLAIPVAIVDQDHTDFSKTLIQRLKKQERLKLVQTTGGKAQNMLLREETDTVFVIKEGFKESIEAGDREGIIELRTSPLSIASGVVREVAASEVIRFTSNAKAANRVEKIAEKYQENFPQQDGIREEAYRYADRQWEPEPLMTINYVTQEDGRDVREKSSGPGLFESPVKIWMVLALILCMLSWDWIPKERDSLFKRIQTTPAGLDAYILHSFAAYGALHLIQIGLSWWVIMRLDNGTSASLLLPMAVFMLLGLSISLLAASFSPYTGNYYTLSTVWIFAVSLIGGSVLPAGELLPQLKTLEDWLPQNPVLNWKLADALVWVKLVLMFALSTALVFISMSRLRSTR; encoded by the coding sequence ATGAGGATTGTGTTTTTTACGGTCAAACAAATGCTGAAAAAACCTTTTCTCTTCCTCAGCCTGCTTGTTTTGCCGGCAGCTGTTATCTACGGTGTAAGCAACTTTTCCGGTAAAGTGGAAGAGGATTTGGCCATTCCCGTCGCTATTGTTGATCAGGATCATACGGATTTCTCAAAAACCCTTATTCAAAGGCTGAAAAAGCAAGAGCGGCTTAAACTCGTTCAAACAACCGGAGGCAAGGCGCAAAATATGCTCCTGCGCGAGGAAACGGATACGGTTTTCGTCATTAAAGAGGGGTTTAAAGAATCGATTGAAGCAGGTGACAGGGAAGGGATTATTGAACTGCGCACCTCTCCATTATCCATTGCATCAGGAGTAGTCAGAGAGGTGGCTGCGAGTGAAGTGATCCGGTTCACCTCCAATGCCAAGGCGGCAAACAGGGTGGAGAAAATAGCGGAAAAATATCAAGAGAATTTTCCGCAGCAGGACGGAATCAGGGAAGAGGCATACCGGTATGCTGACCGGCAGTGGGAACCCGAGCCGCTTATGACCATCAACTACGTCACACAGGAAGATGGCCGGGATGTGAGAGAGAAGTCTTCGGGTCCGGGGCTTTTTGAGTCTCCAGTAAAAATTTGGATGGTTTTGGCGCTGATTCTGTGTATGCTCTCGTGGGATTGGATTCCTAAAGAAAGAGACAGCCTTTTTAAACGGATTCAGACAACACCAGCAGGTCTCGATGCCTATATCCTGCATTCCTTCGCAGCGTACGGAGCTCTCCACCTGATTCAGATTGGCCTCAGCTGGTGGGTGATTATGAGGCTTGATAACGGCACATCTGCTTCCCTGCTCCTTCCTATGGCCGTTTTTATGCTGCTTGGGCTTTCCATCAGTCTTCTGGCGGCCAGTTTCTCTCCTTACACAGGGAATTATTATACGCTGAGTACGGTCTGGATTTTTGCTGTCAGTTTAATCGGCGGGAGCGTTTTGCCGGCAGGAGAGCTTCTGCCCCAGCTGAAAACACTGGAAGACTGGCTGCCTCAAAATCCCGTCCTCAACTGGAAGCTTGCCGACGCACTAGTATGGGTTAAGCTTGTCCTCATGTTTGCTCTGAGTACGGCCCTTGTTTTCATTTCTATGTCACGCTTAAGGAGCACCCGATGA
- a CDS encoding ABC transporter permease — protein MGPFLYMTLFFIKGILRKWKTLVLLFSVPLVLMGGSAYIAAKAFTDKERLEPFRAAIVDQDQTFQTEYVIKQLTGNEELKKVVKPILTDEESARELLRQNKIAGMAVLPENFSKTIMEGENVPLTVIGNNQQPLQAYLFRQVMESAADYTSAAQSGINTVYDFMLQADVPKEERTKEYKKDVLSFSLHALGRNEIFEEREEDNLFLKNILSYYGISIFVLLLMVWSYQILLYMRGQVTSGIRSRLLLYGMSPWKMILSEWVTASLFLLPFLGAGLFALHSLHVWSGENVLAICAGMMLILLIFTALFSSLAAFFQQDLMFQVISALFISAGCLLGGHFIPSFYLPSWLEPYASYTINTYTLDAASDLFRGRNADFSGLVIFLLAFIITMGLGAAAKEKRLEAKR, from the coding sequence ATGGGACCATTTCTTTATATGACGCTTTTCTTTATAAAGGGAATTCTCAGAAAATGGAAAACTCTCGTTCTTTTATTCTCCGTGCCGCTCGTACTTATGGGCGGCTCGGCTTATATCGCGGCAAAGGCGTTCACAGACAAAGAACGCCTTGAGCCATTTCGGGCGGCCATTGTTGATCAGGACCAGACCTTTCAAACGGAATATGTCATTAAACAGCTGACAGGCAATGAAGAGCTGAAAAAGGTGGTAAAGCCGATTCTGACGGATGAGGAGAGCGCCAGAGAATTGCTCAGACAAAATAAAATTGCGGGAATGGCCGTTCTTCCTGAAAATTTCAGCAAAACGATTATGGAAGGGGAAAATGTTCCTCTTACGGTCATTGGAAATAATCAGCAGCCGCTTCAGGCTTATTTGTTCCGTCAAGTTATGGAAAGTGCGGCCGATTATACTTCTGCTGCTCAAAGCGGCATCAACACCGTCTATGATTTTATGCTCCAGGCAGACGTTCCAAAGGAAGAGAGGACAAAGGAATACAAAAAAGATGTCCTCTCTTTTTCCTTGCATGCGCTTGGAAGAAATGAAATATTTGAGGAAAGAGAAGAAGACAATCTTTTTTTGAAAAATATTCTCTCCTACTACGGGATCTCCATTTTTGTTTTGCTGCTCATGGTATGGTCTTATCAAATCCTGCTTTATATGAGGGGGCAGGTCACATCAGGAATCCGGTCAAGATTGCTGCTGTACGGGATGAGTCCATGGAAGATGATACTTTCCGAATGGGTGACAGCAAGTCTTTTTCTCCTTCCTTTTTTGGGGGCGGGGTTGTTTGCCTTACACTCCCTTCACGTATGGTCTGGAGAAAATGTACTTGCCATCTGTGCAGGAATGATGTTGATTCTCCTCATATTCACGGCACTGTTCAGTTCACTAGCAGCGTTTTTTCAACAGGATCTAATGTTTCAAGTGATTTCTGCTCTGTTCATTTCGGCAGGCTGCCTGCTTGGCGGTCATTTTATTCCATCCTTTTATTTGCCTTCATGGCTGGAGCCTTATGCATCTTACACAATCAATACATATACGCTGGATGCAGCATCTGACCTTTTTAGGGGAAGGAATGCTGATTTCAGCGGGCTTGTCATTTTTCTCTTAGCCTTCATCATCACGATGGGACTTGGAGCAGCTGCAAAGGAAAAGAGACTGGAGGCAAAGAGATGA
- a CDS encoding class I SAM-dependent rRNA methyltransferase yields MLMPIKLQIKPSAAKLFQKGFPLVERESVANPDVLKEEGEIFTLVDSKGSMIGTGYYGKQNKGIGWILSFKKEESIDQSFFNQKIKAASDQRTSFFNSSETTAFRLFNGEGDGIGGLTVDYFDGYCLINWYSKGIYAFKESIIAALQKTVSPKGIYQKKRFDEKGQYIEEDDFVAGEQAPYPLLVKENGASFAVYLNEGAMVGVFLDQRDVRKAIRDTYANGKTVLNMFSYTGAFSVFAALGGAVKTVSVDVANRSLPKTIEQFSINGIDHEAQEIIVEDVFKYFKYAARKEKTYDLVILDPPSFAKSKKHTFSAAKDYKNLLKDTISLTANNGVIVASTNASNVSDEKFKGFIDQAFKETGISYSLLENYHLPEDFRTIPQYKQGNYLKVYFIKVKKKRNGQA; encoded by the coding sequence ATTTTAATGCCAATTAAGCTTCAAATAAAACCGTCAGCAGCCAAACTCTTTCAGAAGGGCTTTCCTCTGGTGGAAAGGGAATCAGTGGCTAATCCGGATGTCCTTAAGGAAGAGGGAGAAATTTTCACTCTTGTGGATTCAAAAGGATCGATGATTGGAACAGGCTATTACGGAAAGCAAAATAAAGGAATTGGCTGGATTCTCTCTTTTAAAAAAGAAGAAAGCATTGACCAGTCATTTTTTAATCAAAAAATAAAAGCTGCTTCAGATCAGCGGACCTCGTTCTTTAACAGCAGCGAAACGACTGCCTTCCGTCTCTTTAACGGGGAAGGTGATGGGATAGGCGGATTAACGGTCGATTACTTTGATGGATACTGTCTCATAAACTGGTACAGCAAAGGAATCTATGCTTTCAAAGAATCTATCATTGCCGCTCTTCAAAAAACGGTCAGTCCGAAAGGCATTTATCAGAAAAAACGGTTCGATGAGAAAGGCCAGTATATTGAAGAGGATGATTTTGTCGCTGGAGAGCAGGCTCCGTATCCTTTGCTCGTTAAAGAAAACGGCGCCTCCTTTGCCGTTTATCTAAATGAAGGAGCCATGGTCGGTGTGTTTCTCGATCAGCGCGATGTACGGAAGGCGATAAGAGACACGTATGCCAATGGAAAAACGGTTCTGAACATGTTTTCCTACACAGGAGCCTTTTCCGTGTTTGCTGCGCTGGGAGGAGCGGTCAAGACGGTCAGTGTGGACGTGGCGAACCGCAGCCTTCCAAAGACGATTGAACAGTTCAGCATAAATGGAATCGATCATGAAGCGCAGGAAATAATTGTTGAAGATGTTTTTAAGTATTTTAAGTATGCTGCCCGAAAAGAAAAGACGTATGACCTGGTCATCCTTGACCCCCCAAGCTTTGCTAAATCCAAAAAACATACTTTCAGTGCAGCAAAGGATTACAAAAATCTTCTTAAGGATACAATCAGCTTAACGGCCAATAATGGTGTGATTGTGGCATCTACGAATGCAAGCAACGTAAGCGATGAAAAATTTAAGGGCTTTATTGACCAGGCATTTAAAGAAACAGGAATATCGTACAGCCTTTTAGAAAATTATCATCTCCCTGAAGACTTTCGTACTATTCCTCAATACAAACAGGGGAATTATTTAAAAGTGTATTTTATAAAAGTGAAGAAAAAACGGAATGGACAGGCTTAA
- a CDS encoding DUF6583 family protein, whose product MDNRTTRSEMAAATETMPNRQAGKFPLKWVIAGIIAFLVIGGTAAYALLINKSPKQLYLLSEIKTFQKAAEDFDHQNGELADFQEELAENASNTKTKISGGLDAQGALPPEFEMIQELLNEAAITTEVEQDPKKDRSYTKAGIAVQGENLLDMEIYQTPKQVAAKVPSIYEKYFYLNANEYGQFMRQLDPAYSGPEKLDFKPVDIKDLELNEKEEKHLKDTYAAFLNEKLKDEYFTKKDNVSYEHNGEKLKVTQVTMKLNEKETKALISQLLDQMIKDKELHTIIANRVVKIGNSGASQMDMIDPDTVKTDFVDGLKDAKKEVKETRIPKGFTSVLMVNGDELVIDRKMDVTVADSTEPGTAVSIHTMDVPYDADKKRDQELKVDITSDKEDEGGSLLLTNKINKKEGEDRTEDLKAKISSKDPAAEGSLIFSMKSDFSGKDPAKQTIKRDFSLGTEGGTGSPVKLEGTVIQKQDVSVKDKYSSQLFEIKVNGGADMAEGSISLKIDSKTKLKAKADLPDINLDNEINVNSITPEQMTDIQLKAGAKLQALFLQLGIL is encoded by the coding sequence ATGGACAATCGGACAACGCGATCTGAAATGGCAGCGGCAACTGAGACGATGCCGAACAGGCAGGCAGGGAAATTCCCCTTAAAATGGGTGATTGCGGGCATTATTGCATTTTTAGTCATAGGAGGAACAGCCGCTTATGCGCTGCTGATTAACAAATCTCCCAAACAGCTGTATTTACTGTCTGAGATCAAGACATTTCAGAAGGCTGCTGAAGACTTCGATCATCAAAACGGAGAACTGGCTGATTTTCAGGAGGAACTCGCCGAAAATGCATCAAATACGAAAACAAAGATATCTGGCGGTTTGGATGCACAGGGAGCCCTTCCTCCGGAATTTGAAATGATTCAGGAACTCCTAAACGAAGCGGCCATTACGACAGAGGTGGAGCAAGATCCGAAAAAAGATAGGAGCTATACGAAAGCAGGAATTGCAGTTCAGGGAGAGAACCTCCTGGACATGGAAATTTACCAGACGCCTAAACAAGTGGCGGCGAAGGTCCCATCTATTTACGAGAAATATTTTTACCTGAATGCAAATGAATACGGACAGTTCATGAGGCAGCTTGACCCGGCCTATTCAGGTCCGGAGAAACTTGACTTCAAACCCGTGGATATTAAAGATCTTGAACTGAATGAAAAGGAAGAAAAGCATCTTAAAGATACGTATGCAGCCTTTTTAAATGAAAAGCTTAAAGATGAGTATTTCACAAAAAAGGATAACGTATCTTACGAACATAATGGCGAGAAGCTTAAAGTAACCCAAGTGACGATGAAATTAAATGAAAAAGAAACAAAAGCATTGATCAGTCAATTGCTCGATCAAATGATCAAGGATAAAGAGCTTCATACGATTATTGCAAACCGTGTGGTGAAAATAGGGAATTCCGGAGCAAGCCAGATGGATATGATCGATCCTGACACTGTAAAAACAGACTTTGTTGACGGCTTGAAAGACGCCAAAAAAGAGGTGAAAGAAACCCGTATTCCTAAAGGGTTTACTTCTGTGCTGATGGTTAATGGAGATGAATTGGTCATTGACCGGAAAATGGATGTAACGGTCGCTGACTCAACAGAACCTGGAACTGCTGTTTCTATCCATACAATGGATGTGCCATACGATGCGGACAAAAAGAGGGATCAGGAACTAAAAGTGGATATCACATCGGATAAAGAGGATGAAGGAGGCTCTCTTCTTCTTACCAACAAAATCAATAAAAAAGAAGGAGAGGACCGTACGGAAGATTTAAAAGCAAAAATAAGCAGCAAAGATCCTGCAGCAGAAGGGTCGCTCATCTTTTCGATGAAATCAGATTTCTCCGGCAAAGATCCTGCAAAGCAAACAATCAAACGGGATTTCTCTCTTGGGACGGAGGGCGGAACTGGTTCACCGGTGAAGCTCGAGGGAACCGTTATACAAAAGCAGGATGTTAGTGTAAAAGACAAATACAGCAGCCAGCTTTTTGAAATCAAGGTTAATGGAGGGGCGGATATGGCCGAGGGCTCGATTTCATTAAAAATCGACTCCAAAACAAAACTGAAGGCAAAAGCCGATCTTCCGGATATAAATTTGGATAACGAAATTAATGTGAATAGCATTACACCAGAACAGATGACGGATATTCAATTGAAAGCCGGCGCTAAACTGCAGGCACTTTTCCTGCAGCTTGGGATACTGTAA
- a CDS encoding ParM/StbA family protein, with translation MNLSRIAAVDVGNDAVKALFGKLDSELYIPNVIARDLEDRPVIGIEELNDKDPLENIHIRVHSPALKENNVIYRVGSLATKSNNSTELDPGSSKSEEDQTLVMLFASLALDAVNGTSEKGFKKNNQVIDANYTLGTGLPLREVKEGKDVGYRSQLLGSVHQVEFLVTPKYQGLKVNIRFDEVKVYPEGFAAFVNLVMDNDLNIINKDLIDKRILIQDIGGLSTDIAVIRNRNVDDDKAQGFNLGVSESLEAIREEIRTKHGVELDSRRDVVEIITRKNDRNHIMVKGSRTSVHDITDRILLELAKKQYRFLRNVWQRNSQTEICYFVGGGASVLKDYLKALNNNLDGYNIEFFEDEKESIWMMSNAYYKLISDYVRKQAKPEKKDEKQPASSSK, from the coding sequence ATGAATCTTTCTAGAATTGCAGCAGTCGATGTAGGGAACGATGCCGTTAAAGCACTGTTCGGAAAACTAGACTCAGAACTATACATACCAAACGTGATTGCAAGAGATTTAGAGGATCGTCCGGTAATCGGAATTGAAGAGTTAAATGATAAGGACCCGCTTGAAAATATTCACATTCGTGTACACTCCCCTGCCCTCAAAGAAAACAACGTGATCTACCGTGTCGGGAGTCTTGCAACGAAAAGCAATAACTCCACAGAATTAGATCCGGGCAGCAGCAAATCCGAAGAAGACCAGACGCTTGTCATGCTTTTTGCTTCGCTGGCACTCGATGCAGTGAACGGAACATCAGAAAAAGGATTTAAGAAAAATAATCAAGTTATTGATGCAAACTACACATTGGGAACAGGTCTTCCTCTTAGAGAAGTAAAAGAAGGAAAAGATGTAGGGTACCGTTCACAGCTTCTTGGATCTGTGCATCAAGTAGAGTTCCTCGTAACGCCTAAATACCAAGGTCTGAAAGTAAACATCCGCTTTGATGAAGTAAAAGTTTATCCGGAGGGCTTTGCTGCATTTGTAAACCTAGTAATGGATAACGATTTGAACATTATTAACAAGGACCTGATTGACAAGCGAATCCTGATCCAGGATATCGGCGGTCTTTCGACAGATATCGCTGTCATCCGCAACCGCAATGTAGATGATGATAAAGCGCAGGGATTCAATTTGGGCGTTTCTGAATCTCTGGAAGCCATCAGAGAAGAGATTCGTACGAAGCATGGAGTAGAGCTCGACAGCCGCAGAGATGTAGTAGAGATCATCACTCGCAAAAATGACCGCAACCACATCATGGTAAAAGGAAGCCGTACAAGCGTTCATGATATTACAGACCGCATTCTTTTAGAATTGGCGAAAAAGCAATACCGTTTCCTTCGCAATGTATGGCAGCGCAACTCTCAAACAGAGATTTGCTATTTTGTAGGAGGAGGAGCGTCTGTTCTGAAAGATTACCTTAAGGCGCTGAACAACAATCTCGATGGATACAATATCGAGTTTTTTGAAGATGAAAAGGAAAGCATCTGGATGATGTCCAACGCTTACTACAAACTCATTTCAGATTACGTCCGTAAACAAGCAAAACCAGAAAAAAAGGATGAAAAGCAGCCGGCTTCCTCATCCAAATAA